In one Buteo buteo chromosome 10, bButBut1.hap1.1, whole genome shotgun sequence genomic region, the following are encoded:
- the LOC142036022 gene encoding uncharacterized protein LOC142036022 produces the protein MGQQLTQEKETILSTWKAVLKRKGVKTPEQSLKRILIWCKMQGFQATTVTAFSVGVWQAVGWKIFAEISKGQKELCMLAIVWCLLRETLKEWTAECDAKDQQKKAEDSDNVSNEKVSAQVTAAATAAISAVAGRKPLMGKIRSYPYSPPPPPMPLITLPGDEGPSSPTGVAAEGVTPSAPAEENDVAINTEPDSVGRTEIEGRKDGESQTECEGRTESESRNETEAEKSLTDTMRSLQLTDKTIPKEPLLGALPPSTITVVLRSPDQFWEGVRKYAADSGNWDLVECLSPCSLTPAFLKPLGKAAEAPVTFPVFRAAPGTNRHDEHNPIGWRVVQDLQNRVQKYGISSPEVMQLIRIISTDLLCPYDVMHLALVLFQPIQLHVFQSTWRQMARTAAQQNLRLLQGDLRLGLGEDALLGEGQYSSPQLQATWPPMALEQAQNIGLMAMKRTMDMAAPKHKYATICQGPTEPFLQFVEKISAALEKQVEDEVLRQILCKQLARDNADEDCQKIIQALPGDPSVPDMVAACSKAGTLEHTVTTIANAMRNSGKCCGCGSEGHINVTSPHKTSPGHICAMVSTPYPPVTIPKGTRIAQFVPFSSSISRAGQQLRCDGGFGSTGPPQFCWSQTVSSSRPCMTCTLSNHGRSPTTIQAHNGLPLDLCDCHHLEHPRSLLQRALQRAAGTISLAQIQKGGIVGGCNEPTEFLTVREQCDLEQLVVYP, from the exons atggggcagcaattaacacaagaaaaggagacgattttgtctacctggaaagccgtattaaaaagaaaaggggttaaaaccccagaacaaagcttgaaaaggattttaatatggtgtaagatgcaaggctttcaagccacaacagttactgcattcagtgtgggtgtgtggcaagcagtgggatggaaaatatttgctgaaatctctaaaggacagaaagagctgtgtatgTTGGCGATCGTATGGTGTCTATTACGCGAGACCCTGAAGGAATGGACAGCAGAATGTGATGCgaaagatcagcaaaagaaagctgaggactctgacaatgttagcaatgaaaaagtttctgctcaagtaacagctgcagccactgctgcaatctcagcagttgcgggcagaaaacccctcatgggcaaaatcagatcatacccttattcacctcctcctcctcctatgCCATTAATTACTTTACCGGGCGATGAGGGGCCCTCCTCACCTACTGGTGTGGCGGCAGAAGGGGTGACTCCATCAGCCCCCGCCGAGGAGAATGATGTGGCGATTAACACCGAGCCGGACAGTGTGGGCCGTACTGAAATTGAGGGCCGAAAGGACGGTGAGAGTCAAACTGAATGTGAGGGCCGAACGGAAAGTGAGAGccgaaatgaaactgaggcagaaaaatctctaactgacactatgcgatctctgcagctcacagataaaACCATACCGAAGGAACCCCTGCTGggggctctccctccatccacaataACTGTGGTCCTGAGATCCCCTGATCAGTTCTGGGAGGGagttagaaaatatgctgccGACTCTGGCAACTGGGATCTAGTAGAATGCCTCAGCCCGTGCTCTCTAACACCGGCGTTTCTCAAGCCTCTAggtaaagcagcagaggctcctgttacatttcctgttttcagagctgctccaggcacaaaccGGCACGATGAGCACAATCCAATCGGCTGGAGAgtagtgcaggatttgcagaatagagTACAAAAATACGGAATCAGTTCTCCTGAGGTGATGCAACTTATTCGTAtaatcagcacagatctgctgtgtccTTATGACGTTATGCATCTAGCACTCGTGCTGTTTCAGCCCATACAATTGCACGTATTTCAATCtacttggaggcagatggcacgcacagcagcacagcaaaatttaCGACTGCTACAGGGTGACCTGAGATTaggccttggagaggatgctttgcttggtgaagggcagtatagtagccctcagctgcaggctacatggcCTCCGATGGCTCtcgaacaagcacaaaatataggcCTTATGGCAATGAAGCGAACCATGGACATGGCAGCTCCGAAGCACAAATATGCCACTATCTGCCAAGGCCCCACAGAAccctttttacaatttgtagaaaaaatatctgccgccctggaaaaacaggtagaagatgaggTCTTAAGGCAGATTCTATGCAAACAGTTGGCAAGAGATAATGCTGATGAGGACtgtcaaaagatcatacaggctttaccaggagatccttctgtccctgacatggtagctgcatgttctaaagctgggacactggaacacacggtgaccaccatagccaatgctatgagaaattctggaaagtgctgtgggtgtggcagtgaagggcatatcaatgtaacttctccacacaaaacatcaccaggtCACATTTGTGCGATGGTTtcgaccccctacccaccagtgACAATCCCTAAAGGTACTCGTATTGCtcaatttgttcctttttcgagttctatttcaagagcaggacagcaactgcgatgcgatggaggcttcggctctacgggaccccctcagttctgctggtctcagactgtctcGTCATCCCGACCATGTATGACGTGCACGCTGTCGAATCACGGAAGATCGCCGACTACa atacaggcccacaaTGGACTCCCGCTCGATTTGTGTGACTgtcatcatctggaacatcccAGAAG ccttctgcaaagggccctgcagagggcagccgggacaatatctttagcacaaatacaaaaagggggaattgtcgggggatgcaacgagcctacggaattcctcacagttcgagaacagtgcgaccttgagcagcttgtagtgtatccttga